The Danio rerio strain Tuebingen ecotype United States chromosome 19, GRCz12tu, whole genome shotgun sequence genome includes the window CCGACCTCCATTACTGCACAGCCGAAGAGCTCAGGACGCTGGTTTACACACGCAGctgacaacaacacacacacacacacacacacacatgttataGAATAAGCAAACAAAGTCTACGTttacctgaaacacacacacacacacaatctaaaaAATTGTTATTTCAAACCAATTTTGGCTACgttatagaccaggggtgtccaaacccggtcctggagagccgctgtcctgcatattttagttccaaccccaatcaaacacacctgatccagctgatcaagctcttacttggtttactggaaacttccaggcaggtgtgttaaaggaagttggagctatgcaggacaccgaccctccaggattgagtttagacacccctgatatagacaACACCAACTGCTGGGTTCATTTGTTTAATGCAATTTTAAGGACCTCATTCAGTTTGGGTTCATATTTTACCCAGTTTGAGTTGGAATAACCCAGATTTGTTCGTGCACATGCTCATATCTAGATTTGAGATGACGTATTGTGATATTAGATATATGAGATATGATCCGGACTCTAGCAGCTGTGTTTTGTACCATCTCTAAGTGATTTAAGGAGCAGGTTCCGGCTGCAGATGCAAGCttagctgcatgcaatgcttttaatgcgcACACATATCCCGCCCCTCACCATTGAGCTCCaatgagtgcattgtgtctgagactGCATGTCAGAATCTGTGAGCACATGTGGAGACACCAAACACTAGTCAGACCCACGGCTGACTGACTGATTGGTGTGTCTCGGCCATAAAGAAGAATGACTGATGCCCAGATAAAGCATTGTGAGTTTTCTCTGCTGTTTGTCATAAtgatgaaggtgtgtgtgtgtgtgtgtgtgtgtgtgtgtgtgtgtgtgtgtgtgtgtgtgtgtgtgtgtgtgtgtgtgtgtgtgtgtgtgtgtgtgtgtgtgtgtgtgtgtgtgtgtgtgtgtgtgtgtctgtgtgtgtgtgtgtgtgtctgtgttttactCACCCACTAGCAGGCCACCATTGGAGGCTCCGTTGATGGCGATCCGGCTGGCAGAAGTGAAGTTCTGCTGGATCAGATACTCGGCTGCGCTCTGGAAGTCATCGAAACAGTTCTGCTTGTTCCCGAGAGTCCCCGCTGAAAACACGACAGCTCACCTGTGAGTTCAGCCTCATAACACGGTCAGCTCAGGTTCACTCAGAAGACACACATGAAACATCATTCTATTTAATAAGGGACGAACTTTACAAATGACTAATGAtaaactaataacaataataataaagtatttatttatttacttatttaagcaTTTGACGTTTTATTGGTCTCTATTctacataattatatttaattaattgttcaaTAGGAAAAACTGAATATGTATCTATAAATATctatctctatccatccatccatctatctgtctgtctgtccatccgtccatctatccaaccatccatccacccatccatatatctatctatctatctatctgtctgtctgtctgtctgtctgtctgtctgtctgtctatctgtctatctgtctgtctatctgtctatctgtctatctgtctatctgtctatctatctatctatctatctatctatctatctatctatctatctatctatctatctatctgtctgtctgtctatctatctatctgtctgtctatctatctatctatctatctatctatctatctatctatctatctatctatctatctatctatctatctatatatctgtctgtctatctatctatctatctatctatctatctatctgtctgtctgtctgtctgtctgtctgtctgtctgtctgtctgtctgtctgtctgtctgtctgtctgtctgtctgtctgtctgtctgtctatctatctatctatctatctatctatctatcttcatcTGTCCATCTATGATATTtatctttatccatccatccatccatccatccatccatccatccatctatctatccatctatctaattatccatccattcatctatctgtccgtctatccaaccatccatccatcaatccacccatccatccatccatccatccatccatctatctatctaattatccatccatccatccatccatccatccatccatccatccatccatccatccatccatccatccatccatccatccatccatccatccatccatccatccatccatccatctatccatccatccatccatccatcggtctATCTATCTAagcatccgtctgtccgtctctCCGTAAATCTGttagtgtgtttgagtgtgtgtgtgtgtgttaaactgTACTCACCTTTGTGCCAGGTCTGGCCGTATTCTCCTCCTCCTCTAATGTTGGCGATGGCCAGGATTCCCCCCAGATGCCTGATGAACAGCAGATACGCCGTGCTGGAGGAGGAACATCAGGTTACTTCTGAACACTGACCTCTCACACATGGACATCTCTCTTATTCTCTCTTCTTTACTGAAACACACTCTGTGCTTGATACTAACTTATAGTGCGGCTGAATGGAGTGCTCGAATCCTCCGTAACCGTACAGAAACACCGGGTGAGAACCATCTTTCTTGATCCCACGCTGATGAACCAGGAACATGGGGATCTGTGTGCCATCTTTACTAGGGTAAAACACCtgcgtgcacacacaaacacacacacacattacacatcaCCTATACTGAGCAaacatgcactgcaaaaaatgctgttctattccagcatatgttttacacagcggatgccgttccagctgcaacccagtataggaaaacacccatacacactcattcacacacactcatacactacggtcagtgtagttgatcagttcccctatagcgcatgtatttggactgtgggggaaaccggagcacccggaggaaacccacaccaacacggggagaacatgcaaactccacacagaaacaccaactgaccaagccgagactcaaaccagcgaccttcttgctgtgaggccacaatgcgacaccactgagccaccgtgccacccattatATGTTCTGATAttattgtagtgtgtgtgtgtgtgtgtgtgtgtgtttgtgtgtttgtgtgtgtgtgtgtgtgtgtgtgtgtgtgtgtgacctgtgtAGTCTGGTAGTCGCTGGTGTCGATCCCCTTCACCTCCACCTGCCGAAACACTGTGGGTTCAGGATCTGCTGCACTCAGGTCACAGTGGTAGATTATccctgaatcacacacacacacacacacacacacacacacacacacacacacactgttatctCCTCATGCTTGTATTTTGTTatagtctgtgtatgtgtgttagtgttagtgtgagtgtgtgtacgtgtacgtgtacgtgtgtgtgtgtgtgtgtgtgtgtgtgtgtgtgtgtgtttgtgtgtgtatgtgtgtctgtgagtgtgtgtgagaatgtccatgtgtctgtgtgtatgtgagtatttgtgtgagtatttgtgtgtgtgtttttgtgtgcatgcatgtgtgtgtttgtgcatgtttttatttgtatgtgtgtgtttttgtgtataggtgtgtatttgtttgcatgaatgtgtgtgtttgtgcatctgtATTCATGTGtgttagtgtatgtttgtgagtgtATTTGTGCAtctgtacgtgtgtgtgtttgggtttgtgtgtgtgtgtgtgtgtgtgtgtgtgtgtatgtgtgcatatttgtgtgtttgtgcatcttagtgtgtgtgtgtgtatgtgtgttagtgtgagtgtgtgtacgtgtgtgtgtgtatgtgtgtctttgtaaatgtgtgtgagaatgtccatgtgtctgtgtgtatgtgtgttagtgtgagtgtgtgtacgtgtgtgtgtgtatgtgtgtctttgtaaatgtgtgtgagaatgtccatgtgtctgtgtgtatgtgtgtgtttgtttgtgtttttgtgtgcatgaatgtgtgtgtttgtgcatctgtattcatgtgtgtgtgtatgtgtgtgagtgtatgtgtgtgtgtgtgtgtgtatgtgtgcatatttgtgtgtttgtgcatctaagtgtgtgtgtgtgtgtgtgtgtgtgaggcaccTGGTGTGGTGAAGGAGGTGAACTTGTAGAAGAAGTCGTGGTGTTTCTTCTTGCAGCTCAGGCCGGTCACCGTCCCCACGTCCAGCGGCAGATCCCGGATCAGTTTCCCCGTCTGCAGCTCATACAGCTGGAGGATATCCTTCACATCATGCACATAAttcaccagcaggtggcgctggtTCACACACTCCACAAAacctacacgcacacacacacacacacgcgcgcgcacggTCACATCATCACCCGCACTTATTGGAAATGAGAGAATGAAAGAGTGGGTggagaggaagtgtgtgtgtgtgtgtgtgtgtgtgtgtctcaccgagCACGTCCTTCTCATGCTGAGGGATGAGTGTGTTCCAGTGTGTTCGCTCTGGTTTGGTCAGGTCTATGGTGATCAGGCGGTATCGTGGAGCGTCCAGGTTTGTGCGCAGTGTGAACAGCGAGTCCTCATTGGTGATGTAGGTGAACTGAGCCTCAAACGTGTCCACCAGCTTCACCCACGGCAGCACTCctgcaccagcacacacacacacacacacacacacacacacaaaactacaGTCAGCTCATCAGGAGGAcattgttgtttgtgtgtgtgtgtgtgtgtgtgtgtgtgtgtgtgtgtgcttctgtgttagttttttgtttgtatttgtttgtgtgcttgtatggttgtttgtttgtttgtgtgtgtgcatgcttgtgtgtttgtatgcctgtgtgtgtgtgtgtgtgtgtgtgtgtgtgtgtgtgtgtgtgtgtgtgtgcatctgcacGTGTGTGTACTTGTATGCGAGTTTGCTTGTTTGTGTTTTGCATGTTTGGTtacgtatttgtgtgtgtgtgtctgtgagcatCTTCACATGTGCGTCTATGcgtgtttgcttgtttgtgtgttttgtgtttttgcttgcgtatttgtgtgtgtgtaagtgtgtgtgcgtctgtggttgtgtgtgtgtttgcaaacaGACCTGTGATGCaattgtgtgtgtgcatctgcaatttGGAGTGTttgctggtgtgtgtgtatgtatttgtttgtatgtgtgtgtgtgtatatatgtgttcttttatttgtgtgtttctttgcttgcgtgtgtgcatgtgtgcctttgtttttcatttgtgtttgtttgcttgtgtgagtgtgtgtttgtatgtgcgtctgagcgtgcatgcatgcgtgtgtgatTGTGTTCTGCATTTTTGCTTGcatatttgtgtgcatgtgtgtttgtgtgcttttgttttttcatgtgtgtgttggtttgtttgtttgtttgtttgtgtgagtgtgtatgtgtgtgtgcgtctgagcaagcatgcatgagtgtgtgtgtgtgtgtgtgtgtgtgtgtgtgtgtgtgtgtgtgtgtgtgtgtgtgtgtgtgtgtgtgtgtgtgtgtgtgtgtgtgtgtgtgtgtttttaaacagaCCTGTGATGCcgttgtgtttgtgcatttgcaattgtgagtgtttgtgtgagtgtgtgtttgtgtggtttgtttgtattcatatgtgtgtgtgtgtgtgtgtgtgtgtgtgtgtgtgtgtgtgtgtgtgtgtgtttgtttgtttgtttgtttgtttgtttaattgcttgcttgtgttagtgtgtttgtgtgtatgcatgggTGTGTGTGATAATATGTTTGCAtacttttgtttttcttgttattcattagtgtatgtgtgagtgtgtgtgagtgtgtgtgtgtgtgctcatctgCAGATTTGTCTATGTTcatgtttgcttgtttgtgtgttttgcttgtttgCTTGCGTAATTGTTCTTGTTgggcatgcgtgtgtgtgtgtgcgtgtgtgtgcgcgtgtgtgtgtgtgtgtgtgtgtgtgtgtgtgtgtgtgtgtgtgtgtgtgtgtttgtagacaGACCTGTGATGCCGTTGGGCAGCTGCTGGAGGTCACAGTACCACAGACGATTGACCGGCTCACAGCCTTCAGTGATGGAGAGCACAGCGTACCGGCCGTCATCAgagacctacacacacacacacacacaaagcaggaGAAAAGCAGAAGCACTCAGCAGAAAGGAGAAGGCTTAATTTAGCTGAGttactttcttcaacatgtttctaATATTCTCCGTGTTGTGTGACGTGTCCAGCGCCGCTTGTGTGTCTGCTCTTACCGTCAGGCTGCTGTGCCATTTGGGGTTGTCAGGAAACTCTGCCACCAGGACGTCCTCTGATTGGCTGCTTCCGATCACATGGTAGAAGAGCTTCTGGTTGAGGTTTGTCGTGGTCTCAGTGCCTGGAATGGACAAACGCATAATTTAGATTATATGAAtgtccatcagccaatcagaatcaagcactcAGCAGCCCTGCAGAAGAAAAGGCTTTATTAGTGTGCAGTAGTTAATCGTACCGTCGGCTTTTCCGTCCTGGCGCGGGTAGCAGTTGTAGAAGATGCCCTTAGCGTCGTGTGTCCAGGTCAGACAGCTGAACTTCACTCTCTCCAGCACATCCGGCAGTTCACTGAGATCATCTGCCTTCAGAAAACGCACCGTGACCCAGTCAGATCCAGCGCTGCTCAGGCCGTACGCGAAATACTCACAGTCCTCCGACAGGCGACCCACTGAAAACACAGGCAGGGCtagtatttaattcattcattttcttttcggttcagtccttttaataatcaggggtcgacacaacggaatgaacctACAACtaatccaccatatgttttatgcagcagatgcctttccagatgcaacccatcactgggaaacacccattattatcattatttgtatttttgttattattattattattattattattattattattattatcatcatcattattattataagtattattattattattattattagtattattattattataagtattatttgtattattattattattattattaatttttataagtattattattattattataagtattatttttattattattattattattattattattattattataagtattattattattattattattattattattattattattattataagtattattattattattattattattattataagtattattattattattattattattattattttattattattattattattattattattattataagtattattattattattattattattattaaaagtattatttttattattattattattattattattataagtattatttttattattattatcattattattattattattattcattcattcattcattttcttgtcggcttagttcctttaataatctggggtcgccacagcggaatgaaccgccaacttatccagcaagtttttacacagcggatgcccttccagccgcaacccatctctgggaaacattgaCACACTCAAagcaatgcacaaatatatttaatatttaatttttaattatttttaattatttaattaattattataccGCATGAAATC containing:
- the LOC101886774 gene encoding prolyl endopeptidase isoform X2, with the translated sequence MFVAEQNKLTMAFLDQCAVRESFQQRLTELYNYPKYSCPYKRGDRYFYFHNEGLQNQDVLYVQDSLNSPASVFFDPNALSEDGTVALKMGRLSEDCEYFAYGLSSAGSDWVTVRFLKADDLSELPDVLERVKFSCLTWTHDAKGIFYNCYPRQDGKADGTETTTNLNQKLFYHVIGSSQSEDVLVAEFPDNPKWHSSLTVSDDGRYAVLSITEGCEPVNRLWYCDLQQLPNGITGVLPWVKLVDTFEAQFTYITNEDSLFTLRTNLDAPRYRLITIDLTKPERTHWNTLIPQHEKDVLGFVECVNQRHLLVNYVHDVKDILQLYELQTGKLIRDLPLDVGTVTGLSCKKKHHDFFYKFTSFTTPGIIYHCDLSAADPEPTVFRQVEVKGIDTSDYQTTQVFYPSKDGTQIPMFLVHQRGIKKDGSHPVFLYGYGGFEHSIQPHYNTAYLLFIRHLGGILAIANIRGGGEYGQTWHKAGTLGNKQNCFDDFQSAAEYLIQQNFTSASRIAINGASNGGLLVAACVNQRPELFGCAVMEVGVMDMLKFHKFTIGHAWTTDYGCSDDPEQFQWLIKYSPLHNLPQCNGPVFPALLLLTADHDDRVVPLHTLKYVATVQHTVGRNPAQKQPLLVRVDTKSGHGAGKPTAKAILEDTHIFSFIAHTLGLQWRD
- the LOC101886774 gene encoding prolyl endopeptidase isoform X1, producing the protein MAFTYPEARRDENKVDDYHGVKISDPYHWLEDPDCEETQMFVAEQNKLTMAFLDQCAVRESFQQRLTELYNYPKYSCPYKRGDRYFYFHNEGLQNQDVLYVQDSLNSPASVFFDPNALSEDGTVALKMGRLSEDCEYFAYGLSSAGSDWVTVRFLKADDLSELPDVLERVKFSCLTWTHDAKGIFYNCYPRQDGKADGTETTTNLNQKLFYHVIGSSQSEDVLVAEFPDNPKWHSSLTVSDDGRYAVLSITEGCEPVNRLWYCDLQQLPNGITGVLPWVKLVDTFEAQFTYITNEDSLFTLRTNLDAPRYRLITIDLTKPERTHWNTLIPQHEKDVLGFVECVNQRHLLVNYVHDVKDILQLYELQTGKLIRDLPLDVGTVTGLSCKKKHHDFFYKFTSFTTPGIIYHCDLSAADPEPTVFRQVEVKGIDTSDYQTTQVFYPSKDGTQIPMFLVHQRGIKKDGSHPVFLYGYGGFEHSIQPHYNTAYLLFIRHLGGILAIANIRGGGEYGQTWHKAGTLGNKQNCFDDFQSAAEYLIQQNFTSASRIAINGASNGGLLVAACVNQRPELFGCAVMEVGVMDMLKFHKFTIGHAWTTDYGCSDDPEQFQWLIKYSPLHNLPQCNGPVFPALLLLTADHDDRVVPLHTLKYVATVQHTVGRNPAQKQPLLVRVDTKSGHGAGKPTAKAILEDTHIFSFIAHTLGLQWRD